In Lacibacter sp. H375, one DNA window encodes the following:
- a CDS encoding class I SAM-dependent methyltransferase, with translation MDAYSCCFCKSSHLILKYKDQFHPSNKEIGSYDIYECSNCGSAVTNPVPDTEELKRLYNSFNGGIQSSTAALRKESPLHALYVQLLDHAIRKMKKKIAMDSVFTWVDIGAGNGTLSALIKQRFPNSMGVAIDFHERPALIEHLTGIDWISADFNQEDLTRVLNGRSFDLVITLAVLEHVQDPSIFITKLLPLIEPQGLLFLACPDYSSFARKALKKKWPYFIPGEHINIPSIEGMGLMLEHALSIKSPKQSKKFVKGIWVHYPLRYFFNYFGMRLIGNLLPPSFSLKLPAGALEAGIINDQ, from the coding sequence ATGGATGCTTATAGTTGTTGCTTTTGTAAAAGCAGCCATTTGATATTAAAATACAAAGATCAATTTCATCCCTCTAATAAAGAAATTGGAAGCTACGATATTTATGAATGCAGTAATTGCGGTTCTGCGGTAACGAATCCTGTTCCAGATACAGAGGAATTAAAGCGATTGTACAATTCTTTCAACGGCGGTATTCAGTCTTCAACGGCTGCTTTACGTAAAGAGTCTCCTTTACATGCGCTTTATGTTCAATTGTTAGACCATGCTATCAGGAAAATGAAAAAGAAGATTGCTATGGATTCTGTTTTTACGTGGGTAGATATTGGCGCAGGTAACGGGACGCTTTCTGCTTTAATTAAACAGCGCTTCCCTAATTCGATGGGTGTGGCGATAGATTTTCATGAAAGGCCAGCACTTATTGAGCATCTGACTGGCATTGATTGGATAAGTGCTGATTTTAACCAGGAAGATTTAACTAGGGTATTGAACGGTCGTTCTTTTGACCTTGTTATCACTTTAGCGGTTTTAGAGCATGTACAGGATCCATCCATTTTTATAACAAAGCTATTGCCTCTGATAGAGCCCCAAGGTTTATTGTTTCTTGCATGCCCGGATTATTCTTCCTTCGCAAGGAAGGCGTTGAAAAAAAAATGGCCCTATTTTATACCGGGTGAACATATTAATATTCCCTCTATTGAAGGAATGGGATTGATGCTTGAACATGCACTTTCAATAAAAAGCCCTAAACAGTCAAAAAAATTTGTAAAAGGAATATGGGTTCACTATCCTCTACGGTATTTTTTTAACTATTTTGGAATGCGGTTAATTGGTAACCTTTTACCACCTTCCTTTTCATTAAAATTACCGGCAGGAGCATTAGAGGCAGGTATTATCAACGATCAATAA
- a CDS encoding ChbG/HpnK family deacetylase encodes MKIYYHSDDACLTKSSTEKILSCWENGFIDGFSVLANASLLPIVQQSIRQNTHLPVRLSIHLNLTDFSAVSSPDNVSLLTDKQGRFKVGFIKALQIHLWGGKRREIFIEQVWREWDAQINLVKSQLRPSHIVALDSHNYIHMVPCLFRVISDLSEKHDVPFIRVPNEPFYISEWKHFFHGYFVGNLLKFTLMKLLVKMNKANKYNKRQESMGILYSGNMFHENIISGLEKAAKRNFASIEVVLHVGKSHTEELLGNIERQSAFRFFTSEKRDKELDAVKQMKHE; translated from the coding sequence ATGAAGATTTATTATCATTCCGATGATGCTTGTTTAACAAAGAGCTCAACAGAAAAAATTCTTTCCTGTTGGGAGAATGGTTTTATTGATGGATTTAGTGTACTAGCAAATGCTTCATTGCTTCCAATTGTTCAGCAATCAATTCGACAAAACACTCATCTTCCAGTACGTTTATCTATTCATTTAAATCTAACCGATTTTAGTGCTGTGTCATCACCCGACAATGTATCCCTATTGACTGATAAGCAAGGAAGATTTAAAGTGGGATTTATAAAGGCATTACAGATTCATCTTTGGGGCGGCAAGCGAAGGGAAATTTTTATTGAGCAGGTTTGGCGTGAATGGGATGCACAGATCAACCTTGTGAAAAGCCAACTTAGGCCGAGTCATATAGTGGCTTTAGATAGCCATAATTACATCCATATGGTGCCATGCCTGTTTAGAGTAATTTCAGATTTATCAGAAAAACACGACGTGCCTTTTATTCGTGTGCCAAATGAACCTTTTTATATTTCGGAATGGAAACATTTTTTTCATGGGTACTTCGTTGGCAACCTCCTAAAATTCACTTTAATGAAATTATTGGTAAAGATGAATAAAGCGAATAAATACAATAAGAGACAAGAATCAATGGGAATTCTTTATTCAGGAAATATGTTCCATGAAAATATTATAAGTGGGTTAGAAAAAGCTGCAAAGAGAAACTTTGCTTCAATTGAAGTGGTGTTGCATGTTGGCAAGAGTCATACAGAAGAATTACTTGGTAACATTGAAAGACAATCAGCTTTCAGATTTTTTACGTCTGAAAAAAGAGATAAAGAATTAGATGCAGTTAAACAAATGAAGCATGAGTAG
- a CDS encoding GNAT family N-acetyltransferase produces MSSEHITVSTFEEIDKEQFCMLHSIAFKELIQQSKISEELFTVEHYTWKYNSPAGKAKIAVIQQHDKLVGSVSMFPVTLIKGNRLFTAWNAGDVAVLPEYRGKFFFNQCMNALKKSSGENDFLFGFPNHNNLAGATRSGFKYIKDLQFYIKPYFFTNGKRLENQGELFSALQDQYAETLARGRTMILRSSAYMKWRYLKKPGTNYLCYTYNEGTRILGNVVVRVVKRKSIKVLVVMEYHYIDRKAISFLNRFIGQSAIKNKCVTVVMLSARDQFNSDRTGFFRLPELFQPKKMVFYGNPLKEEDKALLNVSWFIQTGDWDAF; encoded by the coding sequence ATGAGTAGCGAACATATTACTGTATCTACATTCGAAGAAATTGACAAGGAGCAGTTTTGCATGCTTCATTCTATAGCATTTAAAGAATTGATTCAACAAAGTAAGATCAGTGAAGAATTATTTACAGTCGAGCATTACACATGGAAATACAACAGCCCGGCAGGGAAAGCAAAGATAGCGGTGATTCAGCAACATGATAAACTCGTGGGTTCTGTATCAATGTTCCCAGTTACTCTAATAAAAGGGAATAGGCTGTTTACAGCATGGAATGCGGGTGACGTAGCTGTACTGCCTGAATACAGAGGCAAGTTCTTTTTTAATCAATGTATGAATGCGCTTAAGAAAAGTAGCGGTGAAAATGATTTCCTCTTTGGATTTCCCAACCATAATAATCTTGCCGGGGCAACACGGTCTGGATTTAAGTATATAAAAGATCTGCAGTTTTATATTAAACCTTATTTTTTTACTAATGGTAAAAGACTTGAAAATCAAGGGGAATTATTTTCGGCGTTACAAGATCAGTATGCTGAAACTTTGGCTAGAGGTCGAACAATGATCCTGCGGTCTTCTGCTTATATGAAGTGGCGATATCTGAAGAAGCCGGGAACAAATTATTTGTGCTATACTTACAATGAGGGAACAAGGATTTTAGGAAATGTAGTGGTAAGAGTTGTGAAAAGAAAAAGCATAAAAGTTCTGGTGGTGATGGAATATCATTATATTGATCGTAAAGCAATTTCTTTTCTAAATCGGTTTATTGGTCAAAGTGCAATAAAAAACAAGTGTGTGACTGTGGTAATGCTGTCTGCAAGAGATCAATTTAATTCTGACCGAACAGGTTTTTTTCGATTGCCTGAATTATTTCAGCCGAAGAAAATGGTATTCTATGGAAATCCATTAAAGGAAGAAGACAAAGCATTGCTTAATGTTAGTTGGTTTATTCAAACCGGCGACTGGGATGCTTTCTAA
- a CDS encoding glycosyltransferase family 2 protein, giving the protein MQQVSILIPVLNEAENILPLFYEVKKYVPENFELLFIDDGSSDTTFTEIQLLALRDDRVKCISFSRNFGHQHALMAGMDYANGDYIVTMDGDLQHPPSCLPVILEQLKKGYDIVLTKRMKTEDLGFFKRVFTRLFYRFINFLSDIPIEENVSDFRGFNRKVLIAIRKFEERDLFLRGIFSWVGFKKVTIPFDAPSRLHGASKYGFAAMMKLALRGTTSFSFKPLRISLLIGTIVSLISFGLLTVTIISYFQGKTVPGWASLMTVVTFMGGIQLLVIGLMGEYIASLFRESKRRPLYIIDEMINVD; this is encoded by the coding sequence ATGCAGCAAGTCTCCATTCTTATACCTGTACTGAACGAAGCTGAAAACATTCTTCCGCTGTTCTATGAAGTAAAAAAATATGTACCAGAAAATTTTGAACTGCTGTTCATTGATGACGGAAGCTCTGATACAACTTTTACAGAGATACAGCTATTAGCATTACGAGACGACCGGGTAAAATGCATCTCGTTTTCACGGAATTTTGGTCATCAACATGCATTGATGGCTGGAATGGATTATGCAAATGGTGATTACATCGTTACAATGGATGGCGATTTACAACATCCACCCTCATGCCTGCCCGTTATTCTTGAACAGTTAAAAAAAGGATATGATATTGTTCTTACTAAAAGGATGAAAACCGAAGACCTCGGTTTTTTTAAGAGAGTATTCACACGTTTATTTTATCGTTTTATTAATTTTTTATCAGACATACCGATTGAAGAAAATGTCTCAGACTTCCGAGGGTTTAACAGAAAAGTTTTGATTGCCATCCGGAAGTTTGAAGAAAGAGACTTATTCCTGAGAGGCATTTTCAGTTGGGTGGGCTTTAAAAAAGTGACGATCCCTTTTGATGCACCTTCTCGTTTACATGGAGCAAGTAAATATGGTTTTGCTGCCATGATGAAATTGGCGTTGAGAGGAACGACCTCATTCAGCTTTAAACCATTACGCATTTCACTATTGATAGGTACCATTGTTTCCCTTATTTCATTTGGATTACTTACGGTCACCATCATCAGTTATTTCCAGGGCAAAACAGTTCCAGGTTGGGCTTCGTTAATGACGGTTGTAACGTTTATGGGAGGCATTCAGTTACTAGTAATTGGTTTGATGGGCGAATATATTGCCAGTCTGTTCAGAGAAAGTAAACGGCGACCATTGTATATTATTGATGAGATGATCAATGTTGATTAG